The Microvirga lotononidis nucleotide sequence CACGCTTGCACCTCCAATCTATCATCTTACCCATAGGAATTATTGTGACCAACGGGAGCACTATGACTAACGCCGTCACTATGACCAACGCCGTCATCGAAAATATCCTGAGCCGCAGCACAGCCAAGTACTATGACCCTGCCGCTAGCCTGAGCGACGACCAAATCCGCGAGTTGGTGCGCATCGGCACGACCGCGCCGACATCTTTCCATTTGCAGAACTGGCGCTTCATCGCCGTACGCTCGGCTGAAGCCAAGGCTCATCTCCGCCCGATCGCCTGGAATCAGCCGGCGATCACTGAAGCCGCCGTTACCTTCATCATCATCGGCCAGTTGGCCGATGCCAGTACTGTTCCCGAGCGCCTGGCGCCGGTCGTGGAAGCCGGAATCATGCCGGCGCACCTAGTGCCGGAATGAGAGATGCCCGCGCGCGGGCTGTATGACGATCAGCCCCAGCGGCAGCGCGACGAGGCGGTGCGGTCCGCGACCTTCGGCGCTGCGGCGATCATCTATGCGGCCCGCTCGCTGGGCCTCGGGTCGACGCCGATGATCGGCTTCGACGCTGACGCGGCGCACCGCAAGTTTGGCTTGGCCGACGATGAAGTGCCAGTAATGCTATTGACCGTCGGGCCCGAGCGAGCTGGCAACTGGCCGCAGAAGCCGCGCATGCCAGTGGCCGATGTGCTCGACTTCGCATGATGCTCAATCAACTAAAAAACTAATGGAGACCACAATGGAAAAAACTGCTGTGACGCTCGACCAGGTGCCGGCTGATTCGAAGCCGACCCTCGATGCATTTACCAAGAACATTGGGTTCACCCCCAATATGATGGCAGTCTTTGCGCAGAGCCCGATCGCCTTCAACGCGTGGTCCTCGCTGCTCGGCGCCCTGAGCAAAGCGCTCGATGTGAAGACGCGCGACAGCATCGGACTCGCCGTATCCGAAGTGAACGGTTGCAACTACTGCCTGGCGGTTCACAGCTTTACGGCTCAACATATGGCCAAGATGTCGGCCGATGACATCATTCTCGCCCGGAAGGCACATGCCAGCGATCCGAAGCGGGACGCCGCCCTCCAGTTTGCGCGCAAGGTCACCGAGACCCGGGGGCAGGTCAGTGACGCCGATGTAAAAGCCGTCCGCGACATAGGCTACACGGATGCGAACATCATCGAGATCGTCACGCTGGTTGCGATGTACTCCCTGACGAACTTCTTCAACAACGTGCTAGTTGTCTGGATGCGAGACCTCCTTGGCGTCAGCAACGACCTGGAGGGCGGGCGGCAACGCGTCTGAATCGGGTGGCTTGTAGCGCCGGTTGGCCAGCTTGGGCTCAGCAACCAGGCGGCTGTGCACGACCTCATCTGGTGTTCGCCCCTTGAGCACGCGCTGACGTCTCCGGTTGTAGGCTTGGTTGAAGCCCTTGAGCAGCGTCTCCAGATCCCGGTGGCTGTCGATGGTAATGCCCAGCACCTCGCGCTGAACGCGGCCGTTGAAGCGCTCCACGAGACCGTTGGTTTGCGGCGTGTACGGCTTGGTCGTGCGATGCTCCACCTTCAGCTTCCGGCAGGCGTCCTCGAAGCCATCGGCGGTGAAGCACGAGCCGCGATCGGTCAGCACGTGTGTGATCTTGAACGGGAAGGCGCGCACCGCCTCGGTCAGGAAAGCGACCGCGCTGGTGGTCAGCTCGTCGTCTTTGACCGCCAGGTGCACCCAGCGCGAGCAGCGGTCGATGGCGACATAGAGAAAGCGCTTGCGGCTCTCGCCATTGGCGGTCCGCAGCTTCGGCAGGTGTTTGATGTCCATGTGGATGAAGCCGAGATCGTAGTCCTTGAACGTGCCGCTCTTGCGCTTGCGCTGCTGCGCCGGCGGCAGGCGGCCCAGACCTTCCGCCTTGAGGATGCGGTAGACGGCATCGCGGTTGAGATGCGGCAGGAAGTGCGTGACGATAAAGGTCAGGTCATCGAGCGGAAAGCCAGTGGCCTGGCGCAGGGCACAGACGATCGCCCGCTCCTCGTCCGTGGCCTTCCACGGCAGCTTGTGCGGCCGGCTGGAGTGGTCCTGGCAGTCCTGCGCCCCACGTTTGCGCCATTTGCGGATGGTCTCGGTGCTGACGCTGAAGCGCTGCGCCAGCACGCCGGTGGGCTCGCGCGAGCGGGCGATCTCCTGGCGAACAGCTGGGGTGGTGCGGGCTTGCGGATGAAGGGAGTGCATCAGATCCTCCACCAAGGACGCGGCGGCCGCCGCGAGCCATCGAAGCGCCAAGTATAGTTCTCAATCGCCCAACGCACCTGATCCCAACAACGTTCCGCCACCAAACAGCTAGGGCTTGGCAGCCAACTATTTGCCAATTCAGGTTATCAAGTTCGCGGCGAGAGCGTGTAATTCCATGCGGGACAGACGGCATGCGGCCTCAGGTGGAGGCGACGCATGACCTCGTCGGAGACCCGCTCCCCGGTCTCATTGCCACCACGCTTGAGGCGAGCATTCACCCGCAGCCCGGCTGCCGTGACGGTTCCGGCAATGTAGCGGACCATCGTCGCAAAGGTCCGCAGCGGCACGCCAGCCCAGTTCAAGCTGATGAAGCTGAAGAGCCGGTGCTCAATTGGGTTCCACTTCGAGCAGCCGGTGGGATAGTGACACACCGTGACCTCGAGCCCGCAGGCATCGCAGAGCTGTTCTTGCAACTGGGCTTTCCAAACTCGGGAGCGGCAACTGTTCGAGCCGCCCGCATCGGCCAGGACGAGGAGACGCCCGGCTTCTGGAAAGCGCTTCTGTCCTTCGCTCTCCCACCAGTCACTGATCGCCTCAACGGCAAAGCGCGGGGTGTCAAAGCAATCGCCGATGCACACATAGCCGCTGTTGGTTGTGATCTCGTAGATGCCGTAAGGAATGGCCTGACCGACTGCATCCTGCGGCTAGTCGTGCACCAAGACCGGCTCGGCTCTCCGGCACCACGTCTGGCCCGGGTTCTTGAAGTCACCGACCAATTCCTTTTTTTTTCGAATCCACGCTGATGATCGGCTCACCTGTGGCTGCAAACTGCGCGCGCTGTTCGGCGATGTGCTGGAATTGCGCATCGCGCTCAGGCGGCGTGCTGTGCGCCTCGGTACGCCGTGCATTGGCTTTGGGCGAGTAGCCCAATTGGCGCAGCAGGCGCGCCACCGTGGGGCGGCTGGCCGGGTGTCCTGCGACGGCAAGCTCATGGCTCAGATGATGCAGAGAACTCCGCTTGGCTTTGGCGTGCCGACCCATCGGGTCACCCGCTGTCTCGCCTTCGAGCAACTCCTCCAAGGTCTGTGGGAGTTCAGGATCCTGGACCTCTCGGGTGGGACGGCCACCACCGGCGACCCGCACGCGCTCGGTGGGGCGGTCAACAAGCCCGGCCTCGAGTTCGCGACGGCCGCGCCGGATGGTATGGGGGCTCAAGCCCGTGATCTGGGCAAGCCGCTGAGTGCCGCCCCAGCCGATCCGCATCGCCTCAAACGCGATAAACCACCGGCGCTGCTGTTCGTCGAGCCGGCTGGCAAGCAGGTTGATCTGCCGATGAAGCATGCGGTCCGGATGGGGCTTGCGCGAGTGACACTTGGGGCATCCACATGGGTGAAGGGAGGGTAGCGACATCGGCAGCTCCGTTCAGAACGGATGGTCCTTGTTCCAACAACGCACCAGTTGCCCATTTGGGCAGGTTGTTGCCTGCCAAGCCCTAGGAGGGACGCCATGACGACTGATCGGCATACTTTGCGGGGCGCAGCGGGCGCGTATGAGTGCGCCTACAACCTGTTCAGAAGCAAGTTTCTGCCTGACATCATCTGTGCCGTGCCGGAGGACAGCTTCCTGGTCCCGTGCGCGAAGGCCTGTGCCTCCTGCAAGGTTTGCTCCTCTGCGGCGTGTGCGGTCGCCGTCTCGGCGTCCGATATACCGGCAATGGCGGGATCTACCCGATTTATCAATGTGTGTGGAAGCACCGCGAGGCTTTGGCACCCCGCGCTTGCCTCAGTGTCCCGTCAGCGCCGCTCGATCAGGCCATCACCGATCGCCTGGTCAGCGCCATCACGCCGGTAACGATCGAGCTCGCGAGGTCGGCGCGCAGTGGCGGATGCGGATCGAGCGGGCGCGCTACGAGGCCGAGCTGGCGGAGCGGCGCTACGAAGCTGTCGATCCCGCCAACCGGCTGATCGCCGCGACGCTCGAAACACGTTGGAACGACGCCCTGCAGCGCCTGCATGATCTCGAAGCCGAGCTCGCGGCCTTTGAACACAAGACGATGCGCGCCGTCACCGCCGAGCAAAAGCGCCAGATCCTCGCGCTGGCCCAGAACTTTCCTCGCCTGTGGTCGGCGCCAACCACGACGGCACGGGACCGCAAGCGCATCCTGCGCCTGCTGGTGCGCGACATCACCGTGACGCGGGGACCGGAGCCGAAGATCGTCCGCTTGCACGTTCGCTGGCAAGGGGGCGAGACGGAAATCCTGCCACTCCGGCTGCCACAGAACCGGGCTGAGGCGATCCGGTATCCCGAGGCCTTTGTCGCGCGCATTCGCGGGCTGTCAATCGATCACCTTGATGGTGACATTGTCGCCCTGTTGCGCGCGGAAGGTCAGCGCAGTGCGACAGGCAAGCCCTTCACGGTCGGCGCCATCCGATGGATCCGCTACAAGCACCGGATTTCTGCGCCCAAACCGCCGGCCGGCAGCCTCAGCGTGCGCCAAGTGGGGGAACGCTATGGCGTCAGCCTCTGGGTCGTTCATTATTGGATCGCACGCGGTATTATCTCCCCTACGCGAAGCAGGCCGAAAGGCCCGTACGCGATCACGATCGATGCCGCCTTGGATCAACGCCTCCGGACCTGGATTGCCAAATCAGGACACCTTCATCCGACACCCCCAACGCTTACCGCATGAGGTGCATTATGAAGCCCGCGTCCCATCCGTTACAGACAGATTGGTGCAGGAGGTTGTTAGGTCGATTCTGGAGGTCATATACGAGCCGGTCTTCTCAGACCACTCGCATGGATTTCGCCCGAAACGATCCTGTCACACCGCCCTGACTAACATCAAAAATGTCTGGTCCG carries:
- a CDS encoding ISAzo13 family transposase, which translates into the protein MPYGIYEITTNSGYVCIGDCFDTPRFAVEAISDWWESEGQKRFPEAGRLLVLADAGGSNSCRSRVWKAQLQEQLCDACGLEVTVCHYPTGCSKWNPIEHRLFSFISLNWAGVPLRTFATMVRYIAGTVTAAGLRVNARLKRGGNETGERVSDEVMRRLHLRPHAVCPAWNYTLSPRT
- a CDS encoding carboxymuconolactone decarboxylase family protein, whose amino-acid sequence is MEKTAVTLDQVPADSKPTLDAFTKNIGFTPNMMAVFAQSPIAFNAWSSLLGALSKALDVKTRDSIGLAVSEVNGCNYCLAVHSFTAQHMAKMSADDIILARKAHASDPKRDAALQFARKVTETRGQVSDADVKAVRDIGYTDANIIEIVTLVAMYSLTNFFNNVLVVWMRDLLGVSNDLEGGRQRV
- a CDS encoding IS481 family transposase produces the protein MHSLHPQARTTPAVRQEIARSREPTGVLAQRFSVSTETIRKWRKRGAQDCQDHSSRPHKLPWKATDEERAIVCALRQATGFPLDDLTFIVTHFLPHLNRDAVYRILKAEGLGRLPPAQQRKRKSGTFKDYDLGFIHMDIKHLPKLRTANGESRKRFLYVAIDRCSRWVHLAVKDDELTTSAVAFLTEAVRAFPFKITHVLTDRGSCFTADGFEDACRKLKVEHRTTKPYTPQTNGLVERFNGRVQREVLGITIDSHRDLETLLKGFNQAYNRRRQRVLKGRTPDEVVHSRLVAEPKLANRRYKPPDSDALPPALQVVADAKEVSHPDN
- a CDS encoding ISAzo13-like element transposase-related protein, which gives rise to MLHRQINLLASRLDEQQRRWFIAFEAMRIGWGGTQRLAQITGLSPHTIRRGRRELEAGLVDRPTERVRVAGGGRPTREVQDPELPQTLEELLEGETAGDPMGRHAKAKRSSLHHLSHELAVAGHPASRPTVARLLRQLGYSPKANARRTEAHSTPPERDAQFQHIAEQRAQFAATGEPIISVDSKKKGIGR